From the genome of Ignavibacteriales bacterium, one region includes:
- the ccsA gene encoding cytochrome c biogenesis protein CcsA → MIWKITLFILMCFVIITGITFPIVMHPTSWAEFPIIPGLEEKAKIIFFHVPTAWLSVIAFLMAMVYGIKYLRNKNLDDDAKSSAALQLGMMFSILATITGSIWAKFNWGTFWNWDPRETSIFILLLIYGSLFALRSAIDNEDKRARLSAVYSIIAFLTVPFFIFIMPRIMLGLHPGSLEIDPTTNKVVQGTNPVVDFKMNGSMRLVFFVSLAAFTILYYWMWSVRSRAIIIKENLSKKLN, encoded by the coding sequence ATGATCTGGAAAATAACTCTCTTTATCCTAATGTGTTTTGTCATTATCACGGGAATTACATTCCCGATTGTTATGCATCCGACTTCGTGGGCAGAATTTCCAATCATTCCCGGACTTGAAGAGAAAGCAAAAATAATTTTCTTTCACGTTCCAACTGCATGGCTTTCTGTTATTGCATTCTTAATGGCGATGGTTTACGGAATAAAATATTTACGAAATAAAAATTTGGATGATGATGCAAAATCATCTGCCGCTCTCCAGCTTGGAATGATGTTCTCAATCCTTGCAACAATAACCGGTTCGATCTGGGCTAAATTTAATTGGGGTACATTCTGGAACTGGGATCCGAGAGAAACCAGCATATTTATTCTGCTGCTGATTTACGGCTCTCTCTTTGCTCTTCGTTCCGCAATTGATAATGAAGATAAACGCGCAAGACTATCTGCAGTTTATTCAATAATCGCTTTTTTAACTGTACCGTTTTTCATTTTTATAATGCCCAGAATAATGTTGGGTTTGCACCCTGGTTCGTTGGAAATAGATCCGACAACTAATAAGGTTGTTCAGGGAACAAATCCGGTTGTTGATTTTAAGATGAATGGGAGTATGAGACTTGTGTTTTTTGTCTCGCTAGCAGCATTTACAATACTTTATTATTGGATGTGGAGTGTCCGCTCTAGGGCAATCATTATTAAAGAAAATCTTTCTAAAAAATTAAACTGA
- a CDS encoding SpoIIE family protein phosphatase gives MSNSNPIKRLFDLYTSDLSYQEIERLIKREAGDVYEFFAKEIPKPDPSRTKFFRGLLFIRSLFNAFILKLTPARRIFYLAALLFFVVGYSRPQNGYVLIAFIIINLLLAFELADKLSARGELDVARKIQFDLIPQHSASINNFEVVSYYEPAREVGGDYFDVIELQERTYICVGDISGKGMAAALYMVRVQSIIHMLLENYTSVKEMVINLKKYFSKNLRREYFLTLSMASVEKDGSIKICRAGHMPTFWFKYDSKEFDILCPKGLGIGLNDKGVFEKTLEEISIKPASKDIIFFFTDGISEAMNTYFQLFGEENIKRIIKNNSEKSALEIKNALLYALTAFRGTAYQNDDLTFIILKAN, from the coding sequence ATGTCAAATTCAAATCCTATAAAAAGATTATTCGATCTTTACACAAGCGATCTAAGTTATCAGGAAATTGAAAGGCTGATAAAAAGAGAAGCCGGCGATGTTTATGAATTCTTCGCAAAAGAAATTCCTAAACCGGATCCATCAAGAACAAAATTTTTCCGCGGGTTACTTTTTATTAGAAGTCTTTTCAATGCTTTCATTCTTAAACTTACTCCAGCAAGAAGAATATTTTATTTAGCAGCTCTTCTCTTCTTTGTTGTTGGATACTCCCGGCCACAAAATGGTTATGTGCTAATTGCATTTATAATTATTAATCTTCTTCTTGCTTTTGAACTTGCAGATAAACTCTCGGCTCGTGGTGAGCTCGATGTAGCGCGGAAAATTCAATTCGATTTAATTCCCCAGCATTCCGCCAGCATTAATAATTTTGAAGTGGTTTCATATTATGAACCGGCTCGAGAAGTAGGCGGTGATTATTTCGATGTGATTGAATTACAGGAACGGACTTACATTTGCGTAGGAGATATTTCCGGCAAAGGCATGGCAGCAGCACTTTATATGGTCCGTGTGCAATCAATTATTCATATGTTATTGGAAAATTATACAAGTGTAAAAGAGATGGTCATAAATTTGAAAAAATATTTTTCTAAAAATTTGAGACGCGAATATTTTTTGACTCTTTCTATGGCATCGGTAGAAAAGGACGGTTCGATAAAAATATGCCGTGCGGGACATATGCCAACCTTCTGGTTCAAATATGATTCTAAAGAATTTGATATCCTTTGCCCAAAGGGACTTGGAATCGGTTTAAATGATAAAGGTGTGTTTGAAAAGACACTAGAAGAAATTTCTATTAAACCGGCAAGTAAAGACATTATATTTTTCTTCACAGATGGGATCTCCGAAGCCATGAATACTTATTTTCAGCTTTTCGGAGAAGAAAATATTAAACGGATCATTAAAAATAATTCTGAAAAATCTGCTTTAGAAATAAAAAATGCATTGCTGTATGCTCTAACTGCATTTAGAGGGACTGCATATCAAAATGATGATCTGACATTCATAATTCTGAAAGCAAATTAG